In the Lascolabacillus massiliensis genome, one interval contains:
- a CDS encoding ThuA domain-containing protein, producing MKNLILKILFVMFIFSIITLEIIAQDQKEYPANYATSPRFKALVYYTEHAEKAHVEFALQALEFFKRLNYGDGFILEVTTDLSEYDYNKLKDYNIVVMLNAHPNNESEREVFEKYMENGGGWMGFHAAAYNDKNTNWPWFLKFIGGGMFYCNNWPPQPVLVEIDNHSHPVTKNLPASFVVPESEWYQWSPSPRSNNDIDVLLSISQKNYPLGIKDVVNFGDFPIVWTNRNYRMIYLNMGHGDDEFTDATQKLLFINAFRWVLSSDKKGNPFDR from the coding sequence ATGAAAAACTTAATTCTCAAGATCCTGTTTGTTATGTTTATCTTTTCGATTATCACTCTTGAGATAATTGCACAAGATCAAAAAGAGTACCCTGCAAATTATGCCACATCACCCAGGTTCAAGGCACTTGTATATTACACTGAGCATGCTGAAAAAGCACATGTAGAATTTGCCCTGCAGGCATTAGAGTTTTTTAAACGGTTAAATTATGGAGATGGGTTTATACTAGAGGTGACAACCGACCTTTCAGAGTATGACTATAACAAACTAAAAGATTATAACATAGTTGTCATGCTTAACGCCCATCCAAATAATGAGTCTGAACGTGAAGTCTTCGAAAAATATATGGAAAACGGTGGAGGATGGATGGGCTTTCATGCAGCGGCTTACAATGATAAAAACACAAATTGGCCCTGGTTTTTAAAATTTATTGGAGGAGGAATGTTTTATTGTAATAACTGGCCACCACAACCGGTGCTGGTAGAGATTGACAATCACTCTCACCCTGTAACTAAAAATCTGCCTGCATCCTTTGTTGTACCTGAAAGTGAATGGTATCAATGGAGTCCGAGTCCACGGTCAAATAACGACATTGATGTACTGTTATCCATCTCTCAGAAAAACTATCCCCTCGGCATTAAAGATGTAGTAAATTTTGGCGATTTCCCAATCGTATGGACAAACAGGAATTATCGTATGATCTATCTTAACATGGGTCATGGTGATGATGAATTCACAGATGCAACTCAAAAACTTCTCTTTATAAACGCTTTCCGGTGGGTACTGAGCAGCGATAAAAAAGGGAACCCCTTTGATCGATAA
- the rbr gene encoding rubrerythrin, giving the protein MKSLKGTQTEKNLMTSFAGESQARMRYTYFAKQAKKEGFEQIAAIFQETANQEQEHAKRMFKYLEGGMLEITATFPAGVIGTTAENLKAAAEGENEEWTDMYPKFAEIAEEEGFKEIATMYRMIAKAESIHEEQYNKLYERVVEGKVFEREEEIEWQCRNCGYVITSKKAPKKCPACLHDQAYFEPKNDKYY; this is encoded by the coding sequence ATGAAAAGTTTAAAAGGAACACAGACTGAAAAGAATCTTATGACTTCTTTTGCAGGTGAATCACAGGCACGCATGCGTTATACCTATTTCGCTAAACAGGCTAAAAAAGAGGGATTTGAACAAATTGCAGCAATCTTCCAGGAAACTGCCAACCAGGAGCAGGAACATGCAAAAAGAATGTTTAAATATCTGGAAGGTGGCATGTTAGAGATCACTGCTACTTTTCCTGCAGGGGTTATCGGAACTACAGCTGAAAACCTGAAAGCTGCAGCAGAAGGTGAAAACGAGGAGTGGACAGATATGTATCCAAAGTTTGCAGAAATTGCAGAAGAGGAAGGGTTCAAAGAAATAGCCACCATGTACAGAATGATTGCTAAAGCAGAATCAATACATGAAGAACAGTATAATAAATTATACGAACGTGTTGTTGAAGGTAAAGTATTCGAGCGTGAAGAGGAGATTGAGTGGCAATGCCGTAACTGCGGTTATGTAATTACCAGCAAAAAAGCTCCAAAGAAATGTCCTGCATGTCTTCACGATCAGGCTTATTTTGAACCTAAAAACGATAAATATTATTAA
- a CDS encoding glycoside hydrolase family 3 N-terminal domain-containing protein, whose protein sequence is MRKICFFILILFLVGVSCDSGNGELKHNCLDPEIESKIDNIISELTLEEKIGQMSQFTIDLIGKGGNAYFSDEPFDIDLVMLDTVIGKHKVGSILNTSNNRARTTEVWENSIRLIQERALQETGIPVIYGIDAIHGVTYTAGATFFPQEIGMAATFNREIVERGAQITAYETRASNIPWNFSPTMDVGRDARWSRQWESYGEDTYLNAQMGTATVRGYQGSDRNSVRNSNIAACLKHYLGYGVPVSGKDRTPAVISESELREKFYEPFRAAIVDGGALSIMVNSGIINGVSTHADYRLLTEWIKEDLGFDGVIVTDWADVQNLYTRDNISKDYKGAVKAAINAGIDMVMEPYNLAFCPALKELVEDGEVSTERIDDAVRRVLRLKYRLGLFEKPYWPRAEFPDFGSNEHEAVAKSAAAESITLLKNENTVLPLPSNARILVTGPNANSMRTLNGGWSYSWQGEKTEDFAQQYNTIYEALQNKFGTANVKYEPGVTYKMDGQYFEENTPEIQKAVTAASGVDYIVLCVGENSYCETPGNLDELTLSENQTNLALALQKTGKPVILVLNEGRPRLIREIEPGSAAVVQTYLPGNFGGDALSDILSGDINPSGKLPYTYPKYEQGLITYDHKPSQNIAGKMEGAYDYGAQTSVQYPFGFGLSYTTFTYSNMIVDKTDFTSDDIVKVSVDVTNSGEVEGKESVLLFSSDLVASLSPDVRRLRGFEKISLKPGETKTVTFDLKGEDLAYVNELGKWTIEEGEFMLQLGDQTTNINCTKTKVWETPNK, encoded by the coding sequence ATGAGAAAGATCTGTTTTTTTATTCTAATACTATTTTTAGTAGGAGTTTCTTGTGACAGTGGAAATGGTGAGTTAAAACACAACTGCCTAGATCCTGAAATAGAAAGCAAAATAGACAATATCATTTCGGAGTTGACACTTGAGGAGAAAATTGGTCAGATGTCTCAATTCACAATTGATCTGATTGGTAAAGGGGGTAATGCATATTTCAGTGATGAACCTTTTGATATTGATCTGGTTATGCTGGATACAGTTATTGGAAAGCATAAAGTAGGATCAATTCTGAATACAAGTAACAATCGTGCCCGCACAACAGAAGTATGGGAAAACTCTATCCGACTCATTCAGGAGAGAGCTTTGCAGGAAACTGGGATTCCTGTTATTTATGGGATAGATGCTATACATGGCGTTACTTACACTGCAGGAGCCACTTTTTTTCCACAGGAAATTGGGATGGCAGCTACTTTCAACCGTGAGATTGTGGAGCGTGGAGCACAAATCACAGCTTACGAAACTCGCGCAAGTAATATTCCATGGAATTTCTCACCAACTATGGATGTTGGTCGCGATGCACGCTGGTCACGACAGTGGGAGAGTTATGGTGAAGACACTTACCTCAATGCACAAATGGGTACTGCAACTGTACGCGGATATCAGGGCAGTGACAGGAACAGTGTAAGGAACAGTAATATAGCAGCCTGTTTGAAGCATTATCTGGGTTATGGAGTACCTGTTTCAGGTAAAGATCGTACACCGGCAGTCATTTCTGAAAGTGAATTGCGGGAGAAATTCTATGAGCCGTTTCGTGCAGCAATAGTTGATGGCGGTGCGCTGTCAATAATGGTTAATTCCGGTATAATTAATGGTGTTTCAACTCATGCCGATTACAGGTTACTAACGGAGTGGATTAAAGAAGATCTTGGTTTTGACGGTGTAATTGTGACTGATTGGGCAGACGTCCAGAATTTATATACCCGTGATAATATCTCTAAGGATTATAAAGGTGCAGTTAAAGCTGCAATAAATGCAGGGATTGATATGGTAATGGAGCCATATAATCTTGCTTTTTGCCCTGCTTTGAAAGAACTTGTAGAAGATGGTGAGGTTTCTACGGAGCGTATAGATGATGCAGTTCGTAGGGTGTTGAGATTGAAATACCGACTGGGACTTTTCGAAAAGCCATATTGGCCGAGAGCTGAATTCCCCGACTTTGGAAGCAATGAGCATGAAGCGGTGGCTAAATCTGCTGCAGCGGAGTCAATAACACTTCTGAAGAATGAGAACACTGTTTTGCCATTACCGTCTAACGCTCGTATCCTTGTAACCGGACCAAATGCTAACTCAATGCGCACTCTTAACGGTGGCTGGAGCTACTCATGGCAGGGGGAGAAGACTGAGGATTTTGCCCAGCAATATAACACTATCTATGAAGCTCTACAGAATAAATTCGGCACAGCAAATGTTAAGTACGAGCCTGGTGTAACATACAAAATGGATGGTCAGTATTTCGAAGAAAATACTCCGGAAATCCAAAAAGCTGTTACAGCAGCTTCTGGTGTTGATTATATAGTACTTTGTGTGGGTGAAAATTCATACTGCGAGACTCCGGGAAACCTGGATGAACTCACCCTTTCGGAAAATCAGACTAATCTGGCACTGGCATTACAGAAAACGGGAAAGCCAGTTATCCTTGTTCTTAATGAAGGTCGTCCGCGACTGATTCGTGAAATCGAACCGGGTTCTGCTGCGGTAGTGCAAACTTATCTTCCGGGTAATTTTGGCGGAGATGCGCTTTCTGATATTCTTAGCGGTGATATCAACCCGAGTGGTAAATTACCTTATACATACCCAAAGTATGAACAGGGATTGATTACTTACGATCACAAACCGAGTCAGAATATCGCTGGCAAAATGGAAGGTGCTTATGATTATGGAGCACAGACTTCTGTTCAGTATCCTTTTGGATTTGGACTAAGTTATACCACTTTCACCTATTCAAATATGATTGTTGATAAAACTGATTTCACCTCTGATGATATTGTTAAGGTTTCTGTAGATGTTACCAATAGCGGAGAAGTGGAAGGCAAGGAGTCTGTTTTATTATTCAGCAGCGATCTTGTAGCTTCACTTTCACCAGATGTGCGTCGTTTGAGAGGATTTGAAAAGATATCCCTGAAACCGGGTGAAACAAAAACGGTTACTTTCGACCTTAAAGGTGAAGATCTGGCTTATGTTAACGAACTGGGAAAATGGACAATTGAAGAGGGAGAATTTATGCTGCAGCTGGGTGATCAGACTACAAATATAAACTGTACTAAAACAAAAGTTTGGGAAACTCCAAATAAGTAA
- a CDS encoding glycoside hydrolase family 2 TIM barrel-domain containing protein: MKYRLIFVVILFVTCSFAYTQTDKILNDQEGIHILKNENGGFDLYIDGVKTYIKGVGGTNKIDLAAQNGSNAFRTWGGNTKSISRAVELAAQNNMFIMQGISLPKEPERYLDEEFKANTMQSVRKIVEAFKDDPNILIWGLGNEIELGGRNNSAYSWGFVEKLAKMIKSIDSRHLVATVITHNQRALDSIAKYAPSLDLVGINSYGSIDKVEEIVLESSYEGPYMITEWGPTGWWETSKTDWGAPIEQTSEEKRVVYENRYNDYIYGSERCLGSFVFLWGQKEERTPTWFSMFVESNVEGLPLNGEKTPMVEAMERVWKRTELSQTAPVINKFTINEKMGVESPYVIEGQTFVGSVDIVDKEGDELTYIWEILKEATVLGDGGSFEPRPERVGEVEITKTNTLTTSVSEPGNYRLFVYVSDNTGFVSTANVPFKVIYK; this comes from the coding sequence ATGAAGTACAGATTAATTTTTGTAGTTATACTGTTTGTGACTTGCTCATTTGCTTATACGCAGACAGATAAGATTTTGAATGATCAGGAAGGAATCCATATTCTTAAAAACGAAAATGGTGGTTTCGATCTTTACATAGACGGAGTTAAAACATATATTAAAGGTGTAGGAGGAACAAATAAAATTGATCTTGCAGCACAAAATGGTTCTAACGCATTCCGTACATGGGGTGGAAATACTAAAAGTATTTCTCGGGCAGTTGAGTTGGCAGCACAAAATAATATGTTTATAATGCAGGGTATATCTTTGCCTAAAGAACCTGAGCGATATTTGGATGAAGAGTTTAAGGCAAATACAATGCAATCAGTCAGAAAAATCGTTGAGGCTTTTAAAGATGATCCAAATATTTTGATTTGGGGACTAGGTAATGAGATTGAACTTGGTGGAAGGAATAATTCAGCCTATTCCTGGGGATTTGTTGAAAAGTTGGCAAAAATGATAAAATCCATTGATTCACGACACCTTGTTGCGACAGTTATAACACATAATCAGAGGGCATTGGACTCAATAGCTAAATATGCCCCCAGCCTCGATTTAGTTGGGATTAATAGTTATGGTTCAATTGACAAGGTAGAAGAAATTGTTTTAGAGTCATCATATGAAGGACCTTATATGATTACCGAGTGGGGCCCTACCGGATGGTGGGAAACTTCCAAAACTGATTGGGGCGCTCCAATAGAACAAACAAGTGAAGAGAAAAGAGTTGTATATGAAAACAGATACAATGATTATATCTATGGTTCGGAAAGATGTCTGGGCTCATTCGTATTCTTATGGGGCCAGAAAGAAGAACGCACTCCAACATGGTTTAGTATGTTTGTTGAGAGTAACGTTGAAGGATTGCCTTTAAATGGTGAAAAAACTCCTATGGTAGAAGCTATGGAAAGGGTATGGAAACGTACTGAACTTAGTCAAACTGCACCTGTTATTAATAAATTCACAATTAATGAAAAAATGGGTGTGGAAAGTCCTTATGTTATAGAAGGGCAAACATTCGTGGGTAGTGTAGATATAGTTGATAAAGAAGGTGATGAACTTACATATATTTGGGAAATACTCAAAGAGGCAACAGTCTTGGGAGATGGTGGATCATTTGAGCCACGCCCCGAAAGAGTGGGAGAAGTGGAGATAACTAAAACAAATACACTTACCACATCTGTTTCTGAACCGGGGAATTATCGTCTTTTTGTTTATGTTTCAGATAATACAGGATTTGTATCTACAGCTAATGTTCCATTTAAAGTAATCTATAAATAA
- a CDS encoding acyl carrier protein phosphodiesterase has product MNYLAHIYFSGTNRKVAVGNFIGDFVKGKSYEKYPSSFQKGILLHRKIDHFTDTHPIFLETVDILRPSFGRYSGIMADMYYDYLLASDFERYSNGQSLGKFSRNFYLSALLYYRWLPKKVKGFIFHFIRTNRLEEYATYDGLQYSLKIMSVHSSSAINPTLGIEVLAANEVQLRSLFDEFMKEAQQKFPH; this is encoded by the coding sequence TTGAATTATCTAGCTCATATATATTTTTCAGGTACAAATCGTAAGGTTGCTGTTGGTAATTTCATAGGTGATTTTGTAAAAGGTAAAAGCTATGAGAAATATCCTTCCTCTTTTCAGAAAGGAATACTGTTACACAGGAAGATAGATCATTTTACAGATACTCACCCTATATTCCTCGAAACCGTTGATATACTTCGTCCATCTTTCGGGCGCTATTCGGGAATAATGGCAGATATGTATTATGACTACCTGCTTGCCTCTGATTTTGAACGTTATAGTAACGGGCAGAGCCTCGGAAAATTCTCTCGTAATTTTTATCTCTCAGCTTTGTTATACTACAGGTGGTTACCTAAAAAGGTGAAAGGTTTTATATTCCATTTCATAAGAACCAACCGTCTCGAGGAATATGCCACTTATGACGGACTGCAATACTCGCTCAAAATTATGTCTGTTCACAGTAGCTCGGCAATCAATCCTACCCTTGGGATTGAAGTACTTGCAGCAAATGAAGTACAACTAAGAAGCCTTTTCGATGAATTCATGAAAGAGGCTCAGCAAAAATTTCCCCACTAA
- a CDS encoding tRNA threonylcarbamoyladenosine dehydratase, producing the protein MEYNELFARTELLIGSDAMQQIIAKKVILFGVGGVGSWCAEALIRSGIMNLTIVDSDRVAAANINRQLPATTNTVGELKVEVLQKRLQEINPSAVIKSIPEIYDPESSASFHLEDYDYIIDAIDSLSNKAHLLVAASKTDAVTFSSMGAALKLDPQKIRVAEFWKVRGCKLGAALREKIRKGERTEKPILCVYSEEIQRNRGENALANANENGSFRKAQTNGTMVQVTAVFGFMLSSLVIQDIINKTNTIVTSEKNIKNNSVNPI; encoded by the coding sequence ATGGAGTACAACGAACTATTTGCCCGCACCGAATTATTGATAGGTTCTGACGCTATGCAACAGATAATTGCTAAAAAAGTCATACTGTTTGGAGTTGGCGGAGTTGGCAGCTGGTGTGCTGAAGCACTAATAAGGAGCGGGATTATGAATCTTACAATAGTCGATTCTGACCGCGTAGCTGCGGCAAATATCAACAGACAGCTTCCTGCAACTACAAATACTGTGGGTGAGCTAAAAGTGGAGGTGCTGCAAAAGCGACTGCAAGAGATCAACCCTTCTGCGGTGATAAAATCAATACCCGAAATTTATGATCCTGAATCTTCCGCATCGTTTCATCTTGAGGATTATGATTATATAATAGATGCTATAGACTCTCTGTCAAACAAGGCCCATCTTCTTGTCGCTGCCTCAAAAACAGATGCTGTAACCTTCTCTTCTATGGGAGCAGCACTAAAGCTTGACCCTCAGAAAATAAGAGTGGCTGAGTTTTGGAAAGTGAGGGGTTGCAAACTTGGTGCTGCACTAAGAGAGAAAATAAGAAAGGGTGAGAGAACAGAAAAACCAATTCTCTGTGTATATAGCGAGGAAATTCAAAGAAACAGAGGTGAAAATGCACTTGCAAATGCTAATGAGAACGGTAGTTTCAGGAAAGCTCAAACAAACGGTACAATGGTCCAGGTAACCGCTGTGTTCGGGTTCATGCTTTCAAGTCTGGTAATTCAGGATATTATTAACAAAACCAACACTATAGTAACCTCTGAAAAAAATATCAAAAACAATTCTGTAAATCCCATTTAG
- the argS gene encoding arginine--tRNA ligase, protein MNIENLLQEAIIGAIKILYNAEVDESQITLQKTKKEFKGHYTLVTFPLLKISRKKPEDTAEEIGKYLSEKTTVITEYNVIKGFLNLSIAPSVWVELLENINSNPEYGFTPVSEDSPLFMVEYSSPNTNKPLHLGHVRNNLLGHALSEVLKANGKRVVKTNIVNDRGIHICKSMLAWQKWGNGETPVSSGKKGDHLIGDYYVKFDQHYKKEIAELQEKGFSKEEAEEKSLLMSEARELLRKWEANDTETVNLWKMMNDWVYAGFDETYSQMGVTFDKIYYESQTYIPGKEEVLRGLSEGLFYQKEDGSVWADLTPYGLDHKLLLRADGTSVYMTQDIGTAKMRFDDYPIDKMIYVVGNEQNYHFQVLSILLDMLGFEFGKGLVHFSYGMVELPEGKMKSREGTVVDADDLMAEMIETAHETSQELGKLDDATTEEAEAISRMVGLGALKYFILKVDPKKNMTFNPKESIDFNGNTGPFIQYTHARIQSVIRKAEAQGIEVTENLSNSISLSEKEEGLVQLLSEFDRIVKQAGTEYNVSLIANYIYDLAKEYNQFYHDFTILREENSQLRDFRLLLSRNVALTIKKGMALFGIDVPDRM, encoded by the coding sequence ATGAATATAGAAAATCTCCTTCAGGAAGCCATTATAGGTGCAATAAAGATATTATACAATGCAGAAGTTGATGAGTCTCAAATCACTCTGCAGAAGACCAAAAAAGAGTTCAAAGGGCATTATACCCTTGTCACGTTTCCTCTTCTTAAGATATCAAGAAAAAAACCTGAGGATACAGCTGAGGAGATTGGAAAATATCTCTCTGAAAAAACAACCGTCATTACAGAATACAATGTTATAAAAGGGTTTCTTAACCTTAGCATTGCACCATCGGTATGGGTGGAATTGCTTGAGAATATTAATTCTAACCCCGAATATGGGTTTACTCCTGTTAGCGAAGACTCACCGCTATTCATGGTAGAATATTCATCACCTAATACAAATAAGCCTCTGCACCTTGGTCATGTCAGGAACAATCTACTTGGCCATGCTCTTAGCGAAGTGCTTAAAGCAAATGGTAAACGTGTTGTTAAAACAAATATTGTAAACGATCGCGGTATACATATCTGTAAATCAATGCTGGCATGGCAGAAATGGGGAAATGGAGAGACACCGGTTTCCTCTGGGAAGAAAGGTGATCATCTGATTGGAGATTATTATGTTAAGTTCGACCAGCATTATAAAAAAGAGATTGCTGAATTGCAGGAAAAAGGATTTTCGAAAGAGGAGGCGGAAGAGAAATCTCTGCTTATGAGTGAGGCTCGTGAACTTCTTAGAAAATGGGAGGCTAATGATACTGAAACTGTCAATCTATGGAAGATGATGAACGACTGGGTATATGCTGGATTTGATGAAACTTATAGTCAGATGGGTGTCACCTTTGATAAGATCTATTATGAATCACAGACCTATATCCCCGGTAAGGAAGAGGTATTACGTGGATTAAGTGAGGGACTCTTTTATCAAAAAGAGGATGGTTCTGTATGGGCTGATCTTACTCCGTATGGCTTGGACCACAAGCTGCTTTTGCGTGCTGACGGTACATCTGTTTATATGACACAGGATATTGGAACTGCAAAGATGCGTTTTGATGACTACCCTATCGACAAAATGATTTATGTTGTTGGCAATGAGCAGAATTATCACTTTCAGGTACTATCAATACTGCTTGACATGCTTGGATTTGAGTTCGGCAAAGGACTTGTTCACTTCTCATATGGAATGGTTGAGCTACCTGAGGGAAAAATGAAGTCACGCGAAGGAACTGTTGTTGATGCAGATGACCTGATGGCAGAGATGATTGAAACAGCACACGAAACTTCTCAGGAACTTGGTAAGCTGGATGATGCGACAACTGAAGAAGCAGAAGCTATTTCACGTATGGTTGGACTGGGTGCTCTCAAATATTTCATTCTGAAAGTTGACCCTAAGAAAAACATGACCTTTAACCCCAAAGAGTCTATCGATTTCAACGGGAATACAGGTCCTTTTATTCAATACACACATGCACGTATACAATCGGTTATCAGAAAAGCAGAAGCTCAGGGTATTGAAGTAACTGAAAACCTCAGCAACTCAATTTCTTTATCAGAAAAGGAGGAGGGACTTGTACAGCTGCTTAGTGAGTTTGACCGTATAGTGAAACAGGCAGGCACAGAGTATAATGTATCTCTGATAGCCAACTACATCTACGATCTGGCAAAAGAGTATAATCAGTTCTATCACGATTTTACAATCCTTCGTGAGGAGAATAGCCAGCTTCGTGATTTCCGCCTTCTGCTATCCAGGAATGTGGCTCTTACAATTAAAAAAGGTATGGCTTTATTCGGAATTGATGTACCTGATAGGATGTAG
- a CDS encoding HRDC domain-containing protein, translating into MLISNPYECAMEFAVNTDRDIFITGKAGTGKTTFLHKFREETAKQVAIVAPTGVAAINAGGTTIHSFFQLPFTPFAPTPEGRSSLISRIKMNKRRRSVIRELEVLVIDEISMVRADVLDAIDAVLRSIRNRREEPFGGVQMIFIGDMHQLSPVAKTDEWSIISDYYDSVYFFSSHVIQKYPPTYIEFDRIFRQSDNQFINVLNEVRNNSLSLEGISLLKSRYFPEFIPQAEENYITLTTHNYSADSINNTELDKLKSPIHEFHAVIKGNFPENAYPIDEVLELKEGAKVMFIKNDIETPRRFYNGKIGVIISIDGDQITVECPGDRDEIIVTPLIWENIQYNTNPENNTIEEKIIGTFEQIPLRLAWAITIHKSQGLTFDKAIIDAGNAFSPGQVYVALSRCRSLEGIVLKSRVNYESIRVDDQVVQFSSYKQDHKSIINELDLAKSKFRTSLLLQLYNFSSLCNDAQSWLNITKGEEPSFNEETIPFAESIFKQLNEIENVAEKFRVQLERIVSREIVDTEFLSERLNSSSDYFAEKLDYLMASLKRSPATTDSKAVAKSYDESLSMIYNSAALKMHMIKHTACNFSVETYYSARNSFIKPDFNIKSYSRGKSTVQLKSKHPDLLNELVQIRNYISENENLPPYIVASTKTLVQMADYMPETEKDLLKIYGFGKKKLARFGAQFLEVINDYIAENDLQSEMIHFEKHKS; encoded by the coding sequence ATGCTTATTTCTAATCCATATGAATGTGCAATGGAGTTTGCTGTCAACACAGACAGAGATATTTTTATTACTGGTAAGGCAGGAACCGGTAAAACTACATTCTTGCATAAATTTCGCGAAGAAACAGCCAAACAGGTAGCTATAGTAGCACCTACGGGAGTTGCAGCAATTAATGCAGGTGGAACAACTATACACTCCTTTTTTCAACTCCCGTTTACACCATTTGCCCCTACCCCGGAAGGCAGATCATCTCTCATCTCCCGTATAAAGATGAACAAGAGGCGGCGCTCTGTAATCAGAGAGCTTGAAGTACTTGTTATTGATGAAATCAGTATGGTACGTGCTGATGTGCTTGATGCTATTGATGCTGTGCTCAGATCCATACGCAACAGGCGAGAAGAACCTTTTGGCGGTGTACAAATGATTTTTATTGGTGATATGCATCAGCTTTCGCCTGTAGCAAAAACAGATGAGTGGAGTATCATATCTGACTACTATGACAGTGTCTATTTTTTTAGCAGTCATGTTATTCAAAAATATCCGCCCACTTATATTGAGTTTGATAGAATATTCCGACAATCAGATAATCAGTTTATTAATGTATTAAACGAGGTTCGTAATAACTCACTCTCATTAGAAGGTATTAGTCTGCTTAAGAGCAGATATTTTCCCGAGTTTATACCACAAGCAGAGGAGAACTACATCACTTTGACAACTCACAATTACAGCGCTGATAGCATAAATAATACTGAACTTGATAAGCTAAAGTCTCCAATCCATGAATTTCATGCAGTAATAAAAGGCAATTTCCCTGAAAATGCTTATCCAATTGACGAGGTTCTGGAATTAAAAGAGGGGGCCAAAGTGATGTTTATAAAAAATGACATTGAGACACCCCGCAGGTTTTATAACGGAAAAATAGGTGTAATTATCTCTATTGATGGTGATCAGATTACAGTAGAATGCCCCGGCGACAGAGATGAAATAATTGTCACCCCATTAATCTGGGAAAACATCCAATATAACACCAATCCTGAAAATAACACTATTGAGGAAAAGATAATCGGTACTTTTGAACAGATACCTTTACGTTTAGCTTGGGCTATAACAATTCATAAAAGTCAGGGACTAACATTTGATAAAGCAATAATTGATGCCGGCAATGCTTTCTCGCCCGGTCAGGTATACGTTGCATTGAGTCGCTGCAGATCTTTGGAAGGAATCGTTTTAAAAAGCAGGGTAAACTACGAAAGCATACGTGTAGACGATCAGGTTGTTCAATTTTCCTCATATAAACAAGACCATAAATCTATCATTAACGAATTGGATCTTGCCAAGAGTAAGTTTAGAACAAGCTTATTATTACAGCTGTACAATTTCAGTTCACTATGCAATGATGCACAATCCTGGTTAAATATCACTAAAGGAGAGGAACCATCTTTCAACGAAGAGACCATCCCCTTTGCTGAAAGTATATTCAAACAGCTGAATGAGATTGAGAACGTAGCAGAAAAGTTCAGAGTGCAGTTAGAGAGAATTGTCAGTAGGGAAATAGTAGACACAGAGTTTCTGTCGGAGCGACTAAACTCTTCTTCTGATTACTTTGCAGAAAAACTTGACTATCTGATGGCATCACTAAAGAGATCACCCGCCACAACTGATAGTAAGGCTGTTGCAAAATCCTATGATGAATCATTATCTATGATATACAATTCTGCAGCTCTCAAAATGCATATGATAAAACATACTGCATGCAATTTCAGTGTTGAGACCTATTATAGTGCACGAAATAGTTTCATTAAGCCCGATTTTAATATTAAATCATATAGTCGTGGCAAGTCAACTGTTCAACTTAAATCGAAACATCCTGATCTTCTGAATGAGCTTGTTCAAATACGAAATTATATTAGTGAAAACGAGAACCTACCACCTTATATTGTTGCTTCAACAAAAACGCTAGTACAAATGGCTGATTATATGCCTGAAACTGAAAAAGATCTTTTAAAAATTTATGGATTTGGCAAAAAGAAGCTAGCACGTTTTGGCGCACAGTTTCTGGAGGTAATAAACGACTACATAGCAGAAAATGATCTGCAATCTGAGATGATTCATTTCGAAAAACATAAGAGTTAA